TGGCGGCGCCATGTCGCTTGACGAAAGCACACCCTTCATCGGCATGACGCTCAAGATGTCCGTCGAGACAGGTCAATCAGTCGACCTCGCCACTGACACCGAGCGAGTCGACTTCATCGAGAAAGCGCGTCGCGGCATCGAGGGCGCCCTCTGGCGCCGCAACTACGACGAAGCCGATCGCCTCCGCGGCGCCGTGGCTACAATGGAGCGCCTGCAAGACGCGGCGCCAGGCATTGACCTGATCGCCTGAGCCGCCTTGAAAGCGAGCCCCCCATGCCCTCCCAACGCGAACTCATGCTCGCGGGCGAGCCGTACGACCCGCTCGACCCCGAACTTGCCGCCGCCCGCCTGCGCGCTCGCGACCTGTGCCACGACCTGAACGCCACGCGCCCGGCGCAAACTGACGAGCGTCGAAAAATCTTGCAATCGCTCTTCGCCGCCGGCGGAGATTCGGTCTGGCTCGAACCGCCGTTCCATTGCGACTATGGCGCCAACATCCATCTGGGCGAGCGCGTCTATTTCAACTTCAACTGTGTCGTGCTCGACGTCTGTCGGGTGACCATCGGCGATTTCACCATGTTCGGCCCCGCCGTCCAGATTTACGCCGCCACGCACCCGTTGAACGCCGCGCTCCGCCGCCAGCAAGAGTCGGGCCGCCCCGTCGAGATCGGCGCCGATGTCTGGGTCGGCGGCGGCGCCATCATCTGCCCCGGCGTGCGCATCGGCGCACGCACGGTGGTTGGCGCCGGCAGCGTCGTCACGCGCGATCTGCCGGCCGACGTCTTCGCCGCCGGCAACCCCTGCCGCGTCATCCGCGCCATCGAACGGTAGCCACGCGCTGCTCGTGGCTAGGCGAAGTGCGTATACGAATCACCGACCATCGCACTGGCCCAACAATTTCGACCACTCGGCCAGTTCGCTTGCATCTGCATCGGTTCGCATTTCTCTCTCACAGGCCATCAGTTCGGCTGCGGCAGCGCTCGCCTCGTCAAAATCCTCAAGCAGCACGCGCGCAAGTGATATTCGAATCGAGCGAGTCGGCAACTGGTTCTGCTCTGCCAACTTGAGCGCCGCCCGGTAGAGTTCGACTTGAATGGTCGGTGAATCCTGAAAATCGGCGACGGTCTCCAGCAGCACCGGATGTTCGCCATGTCGACTACGTAGAGCCTCCAAGACTTCTTCAAGTTCGCTCATCAGCGACTGGCGCAGCACGACGTCGTCAGCTAACGTGGCGACCAGCACAGCATTGGTCGCTTCGCGCACGCGCAACCACTCCTGGTCTGAAAAGGGAAATTCGTCCATTGTGTCGCTTGGGTGGATTCCAATGGCAAATCAGAAACAGGGTTGGCTGATTCCGGCCCTGCGTCCCATGCTCGCCACTCTACCAAACGAGCCTCAAGTCCGCGTCGTACACCTGGCCGACGACGTTGAGCCGCGCCGCCATGTTGCGCCATTCTGCCTCTCCCCTCATTTCTGTTTGCCTCAACTCCCGGCGCACTGCACAATCTGGCTCATCGCTCGATCGCAATCGTTGTTCGCCGCTTACTTACCGGAGAGTCGCAACATGCGCACCACCCTTTGGCGAGAGTTGGCCGCCGAGTTTCTCGGCACGCTGGTCCTGGTCACCTTTGGCGTCGCCGTCGTCGCCCAGGTCGTCCTCGGCACGGGCGAGTTCGGCACGTATCTCTCCATCAACTTCGGTTGGGGGCTGGCCGTGGCGATGGGCATCTATGTCGCCGGTGGCGTCTCCGGCGCCCATCTCAATCCCGCGGTCACGCTCGCCCTGGCCCTGTTTCGCGGCTTCTCCTGGGCCAAGGTCGCTCCCTTCATCGTCACGCAGGTGGCCGCCGCCTTTGTCGCCTCGTCCCTGGTGTTTGTCACCTATCACGAAGCCCTCGACTACCACGACGGCGGCCAACGCCAGATCGAAGGCCCCAAAGGCACCGCCGGCATCTGGGCCACCTACCCCAACGCCCGCGGCTATCTGAGCAACGTGCCGGGCGGACTCGTCGATCAGATCGTCGGCGCCGCGCTGTTCGTCGGCGTCACCTTCGCGCTGGGAGACCAACGCAACAACGCCCCCCCCGCCTGGCTCGGTCCTCTCACCGCTGGCACGCTGGTCGCGCTCATCGGCATGACCTTCGGCTACAACGCCGGCTACGCCATCAACCCGGCTCGCGACTTTGGCCCGCGACTCTTCACCGCGGTCGCCGGTTGGGGCGGCGGCGTCTTCCGCGCCAGCGATGGCTGGTGGTGGATTCCCATCGCCGGCCCCATGATCGGCGGCGCGGTCGGCGGTCTCATCTACGAAGTCTTCATCGGCTGGCATCATCCGGCCGTCGAACCGGGAGACATCGGCCGCATCGACAGCCGAGACTGAAAAAGCCAAATCCACATCCGTTCGCCCGGTTGCGCTCCCCAGGAAAGCACGCCATGTCCGACGACAAATACATCCTCGCCCTCGATCAAGGCACCACTTCGAGCCGCGCCATCCTCTTTGGCCGCGATGCCTCGATCGCCGCTGTCGCGCAGCAGGAGTTCCGCCAGATACTCCCCACGCCCGGCCACGTCGAGCACGACCCCGAGGAAATCTGGAACTCGCAACTCACCGTTGCCCGCCAGGCGCTGCAGAAGGCGGGCCTCCGCGCCGAGCAGGTCGCCGGCATCGGCATCACCAATCAGCGCGAAACCACCGTCCTCTGGGAGCGCGGCACCGGCCGCGTGGTCGCCAACGCCATCGTCTGGCAAAGTCGAGTCAGCGCCGGCATCTGCGATAAGCTCCGCAGCGACGGCCACGCCGACACCTTCCGCCAAAAGACCGGCCTCGTCGTCGATGCCTACTTCTCCGGCACCAAAATCAAGCACCTGCTCGACACCATCCCCGGCTTGCGGGCCCGCGCCCAGTCGGGCGAAATCCTCTTCGGCACCATCGACACCTTTCTCATCTGGCGCCTCACCGGCGGACGCGTCCACGTCACCGATTACAGCAACGCCAGCCGCACGCTGATCTACAACATCCACACCCTCGACTGGGACGACGAGCTGCTGCGCCTGCTCGATATCCCCCGCGTCATGCTCCCCGAGGTCCGCGCGTCGAGCGAAGTCTATGGCCAGACCGACGCCGAGTGGTTTGGCGCCCCCATCCCCATCGCGGGCTGCGCCGGCGATCAACAGGCCGCCACCTTTGGCCAGGCCTGCTTCCAGCCCGGCGCCGCCAAAAACACCTACGGCACCGGCTGCTTCATCCTCATGAACACCGGCGAAGCGCCGATCGAATCGAAAAATAATCTGCTCACCACCATCGGCTGGGGCATCGACGGCAAGGTGACCTACTGCCTCGAAGGCGCCGTCTTCATCGCCGGCGCCGTGGTGCAGTGGCTCCGCGACGGCCTGGGCATCATCAAGCACTCGTCGGAGGTCGAACAACTGGCCGAGACCGTCAGCGACTCCGGCG
This is a stretch of genomic DNA from Pirellulales bacterium. It encodes these proteins:
- a CDS encoding MIP family channel protein; this translates as MRTTLWRELAAEFLGTLVLVTFGVAVVAQVVLGTGEFGTYLSINFGWGLAVAMGIYVAGGVSGAHLNPAVTLALALFRGFSWAKVAPFIVTQVAAAFVASSLVFVTYHEALDYHDGGQRQIEGPKGTAGIWATYPNARGYLSNVPGGLVDQIVGAALFVGVTFALGDQRNNAPPAWLGPLTAGTLVALIGMTFGYNAGYAINPARDFGPRLFTAVAGWGGGVFRASDGWWWIPIAGPMIGGAVGGLIYEVFIGWHHPAVEPGDIGRIDSRD
- a CDS encoding sugar O-acetyltransferase: MPSQRELMLAGEPYDPLDPELAAARLRARDLCHDLNATRPAQTDERRKILQSLFAAGGDSVWLEPPFHCDYGANIHLGERVYFNFNCVVLDVCRVTIGDFTMFGPAVQIYAATHPLNAALRRQQESGRPVEIGADVWVGGGAIICPGVRIGARTVVGAGSVVTRDLPADVFAAGNPCRVIRAIER
- the glpK gene encoding glycerol kinase GlpK gives rise to the protein MSDDKYILALDQGTTSSRAILFGRDASIAAVAQQEFRQILPTPGHVEHDPEEIWNSQLTVARQALQKAGLRAEQVAGIGITNQRETTVLWERGTGRVVANAIVWQSRVSAGICDKLRSDGHADTFRQKTGLVVDAYFSGTKIKHLLDTIPGLRARAQSGEILFGTIDTFLIWRLTGGRVHVTDYSNASRTLIYNIHTLDWDDELLRLLDIPRVMLPEVRASSEVYGQTDAEWFGAPIPIAGCAGDQQAATFGQACFQPGAAKNTYGTGCFILMNTGEAPIESKNNLLTTIGWGIDGKVTYCLEGAVFIAGAVVQWLRDGLGIIKHSSEVEQLAETVSDSGGVYFVPAFVGLGAPYWDQYARGLIIGLTRGTTAGHLARAAVDSMAYQTRDLVEAMQKDSGLPLAELKVDGGASVNNALMQMQTDLLGVDVVRPTVSETTALGAAYLAGLAVGYWNDQRDIERNWALDRRFWPHMPPETRDRLYAGWKRAVERSLAWEEPSAS